Proteins from one Shewanella pealeana ATCC 700345 genomic window:
- a CDS encoding Dyp-type peroxidase: MTQVYSLAQPGVLSNPSSHVEYLTFSLLSQAELKDTIGDSITNLSGIEKSINQKDLTAGLTISIGFSANAWPKLFPDQPMPAELHAFPDMRNGERHFPSTVGDIFVMIKSERIDLNFQAAKYIRNSFSPIACLIEDIQAYKYLDNRDMIDFVDGTENPTGDERVEAVLVVDDAELHKGGSYLHVQRYVDKQGHWDKQSTEYQEQVIGRTKMDNVELSDDVKPAWAHNAKSKVEINGEEIKMLRQNRPYGNAMEHGTMFVGFAATPSIIETSLSQMINADENGHYDRLLDFVEAKTGCLFFMPSKAFLEQFDDE; this comes from the coding sequence ATGACACAAGTATATTCACTCGCGCAACCCGGCGTTCTCTCCAACCCTAGCTCACATGTCGAATACCTCACCTTTTCACTGCTGTCTCAAGCAGAGCTTAAAGATACCATCGGCGATAGCATTACCAATCTTTCTGGTATAGAGAAATCAATCAATCAAAAAGATCTAACCGCTGGCTTAACCATCTCAATCGGTTTTTCGGCTAATGCTTGGCCGAAGCTGTTTCCAGATCAACCTATGCCCGCAGAGTTACATGCTTTTCCTGATATGCGTAATGGTGAACGCCACTTCCCATCAACGGTTGGCGATATCTTTGTGATGATAAAATCCGAGCGAATCGATCTAAATTTTCAGGCCGCTAAGTATATCCGCAACAGTTTTAGTCCCATTGCCTGCTTAATTGAAGACATACAAGCTTATAAATACTTAGATAACCGCGACATGATCGATTTTGTCGATGGCACCGAAAATCCTACCGGTGATGAAAGAGTTGAAGCTGTGTTAGTTGTTGATGATGCTGAACTACATAAAGGTGGTAGCTACCTGCATGTACAGCGATATGTTGATAAACAAGGCCATTGGGACAAACAAAGTACTGAGTATCAGGAGCAAGTCATTGGACGGACCAAAATGGATAACGTCGAGCTCAGTGATGATGTTAAACCCGCTTGGGCGCACAACGCTAAGAGTAAAGTAGAGATAAATGGTGAAGAGATAAAGATGCTTAGGCAAAATCGCCCGTACGGTAATGCAATGGAGCATGGCACCATGTTTGTCGGCTTTGCTGCCACCCCCTCTATTATTGAAACCTCGCTAAGTCAGATGATCAATGCCGACGAAAACGGCCACTACGATCGCTTACTCGATTTTGTTGAAGCTAAGACTGGCTGTTTATTCTTTATGCCGTCAAAAGCCTTTCTTGAACAGTTTGATGACGAGTAG
- a CDS encoding toxin-antitoxin system YwqK family antitoxin: MSFITRTKRYISLMGIIISAVAVALAGCSGDIQLPISEDDLNQTKCNAQYQSDCPESYRGKFFTGITTNYAYGKAFYRATQYKDGLEHGYSFSTLNNQLNETAWYKAGKLDGKQISYHFSTTGKPQWVRLYQAGVKTEHWLYDEQGVILSYKRFEGGKEVESISYEKGREWRLYYFVEGEKRQRHKDYYASGQLESNSEFIYADYKKLNEKTYYRSGRLRSKFNFDRATNTGIFETYGSDGKRRSEQHYGYNPLNTRHGVQLTFCGENGQVDSIEHYNMGVEDGEFAKYHCNGQLQNKRTYANGVVIDKQIKTYDENGLVVFIDKLDGKGKVTQKSYYDDESAKWVTYSTTD, translated from the coding sequence ATGTCGTTTATCACTAGAACAAAGCGTTATATCTCTCTAATGGGGATAATTATCAGTGCTGTAGCTGTAGCTCTAGCGGGGTGCAGCGGCGATATACAGCTTCCTATTAGTGAGGACGACCTAAATCAAACTAAGTGTAACGCGCAATATCAAAGTGATTGCCCTGAGTCTTATCGTGGCAAGTTTTTTACTGGCATTACGACCAATTATGCTTATGGCAAGGCGTTTTATAGAGCGACTCAGTATAAAGATGGACTCGAGCATGGCTATAGCTTCTCGACGCTCAACAATCAACTCAATGAAACCGCTTGGTATAAGGCGGGTAAGTTAGATGGCAAACAGATCAGTTACCACTTTTCGACCACAGGAAAGCCGCAATGGGTGAGGCTTTATCAAGCTGGCGTAAAAACGGAGCATTGGCTTTATGATGAGCAGGGCGTAATCCTCAGCTATAAGCGTTTTGAAGGCGGTAAAGAGGTCGAGAGCATCAGTTATGAGAAGGGCCGTGAATGGCGCCTGTATTATTTTGTTGAGGGTGAAAAGCGCCAGCGTCACAAGGACTATTATGCGAGTGGTCAGCTTGAGAGTAATAGTGAATTCATTTATGCCGATTATAAAAAACTTAATGAGAAAACTTACTATCGTAGTGGTCGTTTAAGAAGTAAATTTAACTTCGACAGGGCAACCAATACTGGCATATTCGAAACCTACGGTTCAGATGGTAAGCGCCGCTCAGAGCAGCATTATGGCTATAACCCACTAAATACTCGCCATGGAGTGCAGTTAACTTTTTGTGGTGAAAATGGTCAAGTTGACTCTATCGAGCATTACAATATGGGCGTAGAAGATGGTGAATTTGCTAAATATCACTGTAATGGTCAGCTGCAAAATAAGCGCACTTATGCCAACGGCGTGGTGATTGATAAACAGATTAAAACCTATGATGAGAATGGTCTGGTGGTGTTTATTGATAAGCTCGATGGTAAAGGCAAGGTCACACAAAAAAGCTACTATGATGATGAATCTGCTAAGTGGGTGACCTATTCGACGACGGACTAG
- a CDS encoding Mpo1 family 2-hydroxy fatty acid dioxygenase, with the protein MKSAEEQLSTYKSVHLNPKNIKTHFVGIPLIIWSLFLLLNLIPLNFALSNDPVITFNVATVFTVGVLIYYFVLHARLAIGLTLFIIPVLYTSGLVAQVPHAIWIALVVFFVGWVIQFIGHHYEKAKPAFVDDLNQLLIGPFFLMAEVYFMLGMEKQLLADITPMARDKRRAIEAVKK; encoded by the coding sequence ATGAAATCCGCCGAAGAGCAGCTATCAACCTACAAGAGCGTGCATTTAAACCCGAAAAACATTAAGACTCATTTCGTGGGGATCCCGCTGATTATCTGGTCGCTATTTTTATTACTCAATCTAATCCCATTAAATTTTGCGCTATCTAACGATCCTGTTATCACCTTTAATGTGGCGACGGTTTTCACTGTTGGCGTGCTTATCTATTATTTTGTACTACACGCAAGATTGGCGATAGGCTTAACACTGTTTATTATTCCGGTGCTTTATACATCAGGCCTAGTGGCCCAAGTGCCTCATGCGATTTGGATTGCATTAGTGGTGTTTTTTGTGGGCTGGGTGATTCAATTTATTGGTCATCATTATGAAAAAGCCAAGCCCGCTTTTGTTGATGACTTGAATCAGTTACTAATTGGGCCGTTCTTTTTGATGGCTGAGGTGTACTTTATGTTAGGCATGGAAAAGCAGTTATTAGCTGACATAACCCCGATGGCAAGAGATAAGCGTCGAGCGATAGAAGCTGTAAAGAAGTAG
- a CDS encoding HlyC/CorC family transporter: MDDISTGVLLSILFVLILLSAYFSGSETAMMSLNRYRLRHLANSGHKGAKRAIKMLERPDRLIGLILIGNNLVNILASAIATIIGIRLFGDVGVAISTGVLTLVVLVFAEVTPKTVAALHPERIAFPSSVILRVLLVVLSPFVKVVNFITSGFLHLLGIHSVKNDDALSQEELRTVVNEAGALIPQRHQEMLLSIMDLEKVTVDDIMIPRNELYAININDDFKSINKQVIQSPHTRVLLYRDTIDDAVGFVHLRDALRLQSKGQFSKSSLLRAVKELYFIPEATPLNVQLSNFQHNKERIGLVVDEYGDIQGLVTLEDILEEIVGDFTTSMVAPPSEDITLQQDGSYLIEASINIRDLNKEMSWHFPIDGPKTINGLVLEYLEDIPEPNTSMRLYGYPLEVIDVADNMIKTVRVMPQHYLPPKVTND, from the coding sequence TTGGACGATATATCCACTGGCGTACTGTTATCTATTCTGTTCGTCTTAATCTTACTATCTGCTTACTTCTCTGGCTCAGAAACAGCCATGATGTCACTCAACCGTTATCGTTTGCGTCACTTAGCTAATAGCGGGCATAAAGGCGCTAAGCGAGCCATAAAGATGCTAGAACGTCCAGACCGTCTGATAGGGCTTATCCTTATAGGCAATAACCTAGTTAATATTTTAGCCTCCGCTATTGCAACCATTATTGGAATTCGACTATTTGGTGATGTGGGGGTCGCCATCTCGACCGGTGTGTTAACGCTCGTCGTCCTTGTGTTTGCTGAAGTCACCCCCAAGACAGTTGCCGCGCTTCACCCAGAACGCATTGCTTTCCCCTCCAGTGTTATCTTGCGTGTTTTATTAGTGGTTCTCTCCCCTTTCGTTAAAGTCGTCAACTTCATCACTTCAGGCTTTTTGCATTTACTCGGTATTCATTCCGTCAAAAACGATGATGCACTTAGCCAAGAAGAGTTGCGTACTGTTGTAAATGAAGCTGGCGCCTTGATCCCGCAGCGCCACCAAGAAATGCTGTTATCAATCATGGACCTTGAAAAAGTCACCGTAGATGACATCATGATCCCGCGTAACGAGCTGTACGCAATTAATATCAATGATGATTTTAAAAGCATTAATAAGCAGGTAATCCAAAGCCCGCACACCCGTGTTTTGCTTTATCGAGATACCATCGATGACGCGGTTGGTTTTGTACACTTACGTGATGCGCTGCGGCTTCAATCTAAAGGGCAATTTAGTAAATCATCCTTGCTGCGCGCCGTAAAAGAGTTGTACTTCATTCCAGAAGCTACACCGCTAAACGTGCAACTTTCTAACTTTCAACATAATAAAGAGCGTATCGGCCTTGTTGTGGACGAATACGGCGATATTCAAGGCTTAGTGACCTTAGAGGATATTCTAGAAGAGATTGTTGGTGACTTTACCACCTCGATGGTTGCCCCTCCGAGCGAAGATATTACCTTGCAGCAAGATGGTAGCTACCTGATTGAAGCGAGTATCAACATTCGTGACCTTAATAAAGAGATGAGTTGGCACTTCCCCATCGATGGCCCCAAGACTATCAATGGCCTAGTTCTCGAGTATCTTGAAGATATCCCAGAGCCTAATACTTCAATGCGTTTATACGGTTACCCGCTAGAGGTTATTGATGTAGCGGATAATATGATTAAAACCGTTAGAGTCATGCCACAGCATTATTTGCCGCCTAAAGTTACTAACGATTAA